In one Agathobacter rectalis ATCC 33656 genomic region, the following are encoded:
- the pyrE gene encoding orotate phosphoribosyltransferase: MESYKSEFIDFMVESDVLKFGDFTLKSGRKSPFFMNAGAYVTGSQLKRLGEYYAKAIHANYGDDFDVLFGPAYKGIPLAVVTAIAYHELYGKEVRYCSDRKEAKDHGADKGGFLGSKLKDGDRVVMIEDVTTSGKSMEETVPKVRGAADVTIVGLMVSLNRMEVGQGGKVSALDEIHEKYGFEGKAIVTMEEVTEYLYNREHDGRVVIDDTIKAAIDEYYKQYGCK; encoded by the coding sequence ATGGAAAGCTACAAGAGCGAATTTATAGACTTTATGGTGGAGAGTGACGTGCTGAAATTTGGTGATTTCACATTAAAGAGCGGTCGTAAATCACCATTTTTCATGAACGCGGGAGCATATGTGACAGGCTCACAGCTTAAGAGACTCGGAGAGTACTACGCAAAGGCTATCCATGCAAACTACGGAGATGACTTTGATGTATTATTCGGACCTGCATACAAGGGAATTCCGCTTGCAGTGGTAACAGCCATCGCATACCATGAGCTCTATGGCAAAGAGGTGCGCTACTGCTCAGACAGAAAAGAGGCAAAGGATCACGGTGCAGACAAGGGAGGCTTCCTTGGAAGCAAGCTTAAGGATGGCGACAGAGTAGTCATGATAGAGGATGTCACCACATCAGGCAAATCAATGGAGGAGACAGTACCAAAGGTAAGAGGAGCTGCTGATGTCACAATCGTAGGCCTTATGGTGAGCCTTAACAGAATGGAAGTCGGACAGGGCGGCAAGGTGAGCGCGCTCGACGAAATCCATGAGAAGTACGGCTTTGAGGGCAAGGCAATCGTTACAATGGAAGAGGTCACAGAGTATCTCTACAACAGAGAGCATGATGGCAGAGTAGTCATTGATGACACAATCAAAGCAGCTATAGATGAGTACTATAAGCAGTACGGCTGCAAATAG
- the cysD gene encoding sulfate adenylyltransferase subunit CysD, with translation MGELSHLDELEAEAIYIIREVAAECEKPVMLYSIGKDSSVMLHLAMKAFYPEKPPFPFLHVNTTWKFHEMIEFRDRIAKEKGIEMLEYINQDGVKQGINPFDHGSAYTDIMKTQALKQALDKYGFTAAFGGGRRDEEKSRAKERIFSFRNENHAWDPKNQRPEMWKLYNSRIKKGQEVRVFPLSNWTEKDIWQYIKRENIEIPSLYFAKERPVVYRDGNIIMVDDDRMKLRPGEKIQMKSVRFRTLGCYPLTGGVESTADTLDEIIDETLSAVSSERTTRVIDNEAAGSMERRKREGYF, from the coding sequence ATGGGTGAATTATCACATCTTGACGAACTCGAAGCAGAGGCAATATACATAATACGTGAAGTAGCCGCAGAGTGCGAGAAGCCGGTTATGTTGTACTCAATTGGAAAGGACAGCTCGGTAATGCTTCATCTTGCAATGAAGGCATTTTATCCGGAGAAGCCGCCATTTCCGTTTTTACATGTAAATACAACCTGGAAATTCCATGAGATGATAGAATTCAGAGATCGCATTGCTAAGGAAAAGGGCATCGAGATGCTTGAATATATAAATCAGGATGGCGTAAAGCAGGGCATCAATCCATTTGACCACGGCTCAGCATACACAGATATCATGAAGACACAGGCGCTCAAGCAGGCGCTCGACAAATACGGCTTTACGGCAGCGTTTGGCGGCGGCCGAAGAGACGAGGAGAAATCAAGAGCCAAGGAGAGAATCTTCTCCTTCAGAAATGAGAACCACGCATGGGATCCAAAGAACCAGCGCCCGGAGATGTGGAAGCTCTACAACTCAAGAATTAAAAAGGGCCAGGAGGTGCGAGTTTTCCCACTTTCAAACTGGACAGAGAAGGATATCTGGCAGTATATAAAGAGAGAGAATATCGAGATTCCTTCACTTTACTTTGCAAAGGAAAGACCTGTTGTATACAGAGACGGCAACATCATCATGGTAGATGACGACAGAATGAAGCTTCGTCCGGGTGAGAAAATCCAGATGAAGAGTGTACGTTTCAGAACTCTCGGCTGCTATCCACTGACAGGTGGTGTGGAGTCGACAGCGGATACACTTGATGAGATTATTGATGAGACACTCAGTGCTGTTTCCTCAGAGAGAACCACCCGTGTCATAGACAACGAGGCGGCAGGCAGCATGGAAAGAAGAAAGAGGGAGGGATATTTCTAA
- a CDS encoding adenylyl-sulfate reductase subunit alpha: protein MKIENKKILHTDILIIGGGTAGCYAALTIREKSDYSIIIAEKANIKRSGCLAAGVNAINAYIVKGRKPEDYVDYAKKDADGIVREDLLMTMSEGLNRVTDKMEKLGLVILKDENGEYVARGNRNIKINGENMKPILAEAVSKITDCTVINRINITDYIVENNTIKGAYGFSIEDATAYEIRAKKVLCATGGAAGLYRPNNPGFSRHKMWYPPFNTGAGYAMGIRSGAEMTTFEMRFIALRCKDTIAPTGTIAQGVGAKQVNSLGEVYETKYGLTTSERVYGTVMENLEGRGPCYLRTEGISPQQDESLRKAYLNMAPSQTLKWVEAGKNPSEQNVEIEGTEPYIVGGHTASGYWVNTERETTIHGLYAAGDVAGGCPQKYVTGAMVEGEIAAIDMVSKLDADTSDGSPDTSAFDEKKALEAKASEYDHFLTERFKMFTTEAIEEAMQKVMDNYAGGISTHYQFNGKQLALAKEKINHLIELTGDLYASDMHELMFIYELKERLTVCLSVIAHLGARKETRWHSFAENLDYPDKSDDWMKYVNSKYENGQLHMIYRELVGREARYEHND, encoded by the coding sequence ATGAAGATAGAAAACAAAAAAATCCTACACACGGACATCCTCATAATAGGAGGTGGCACGGCTGGCTGTTATGCAGCGCTCACCATCCGTGAGAAATCGGATTATTCGATTATAATTGCAGAGAAAGCGAACATAAAGCGAAGCGGATGCCTTGCAGCAGGTGTCAATGCGATAAATGCATACATAGTAAAGGGCAGAAAGCCTGAGGACTATGTAGACTACGCAAAAAAGGATGCTGACGGCATAGTAAGGGAAGACTTACTCATGACTATGTCCGAGGGCTTAAACCGTGTGACGGACAAGATGGAAAAGCTTGGACTTGTCATATTAAAGGATGAAAACGGTGAGTATGTAGCAAGAGGAAACCGAAATATCAAAATAAATGGCGAGAACATGAAGCCGATTTTGGCAGAAGCTGTATCAAAGATTACGGACTGTACAGTGATAAACAGAATCAATATCACGGACTATATAGTTGAGAACAACACCATAAAGGGTGCATACGGATTTTCAATCGAGGATGCTACAGCCTATGAAATCAGGGCTAAAAAGGTGCTCTGTGCAACAGGCGGAGCGGCCGGTTTATACAGGCCAAACAATCCGGGATTTTCAAGGCACAAGATGTGGTATCCGCCATTTAATACAGGCGCCGGATATGCGATGGGCATAAGAAGCGGAGCAGAGATGACCACCTTTGAGATGAGATTTATCGCACTCAGATGCAAGGACACAATCGCACCGACAGGAACAATTGCACAGGGAGTCGGGGCAAAGCAGGTCAATTCACTTGGAGAGGTTTACGAGACAAAATACGGCCTTACCACATCAGAGCGTGTATACGGAACGGTCATGGAAAATCTCGAGGGAAGAGGTCCTTGCTACTTAAGGACAGAGGGCATTTCGCCACAGCAGGATGAGTCATTAAGAAAGGCATATCTCAACATGGCACCAAGCCAGACACTCAAGTGGGTGGAGGCAGGTAAGAATCCAAGTGAGCAGAATGTGGAGATAGAGGGCACTGAGCCGTATATCGTAGGTGGCCACACAGCGAGCGGCTACTGGGTAAATACCGAGCGTGAGACTACAATCCACGGACTTTATGCTGCTGGAGATGTGGCAGGAGGATGTCCACAGAAATATGTTACAGGAGCTATGGTAGAGGGCGAAATCGCTGCGATAGATATGGTTTCAAAGCTAGATGCAGATACCTCCGACGGAAGTCCTGACACATCGGCATTTGATGAGAAAAAGGCGCTTGAAGCAAAAGCTTCAGAGTACGACCATTTCCTCACTGAAAGGTTCAAGATGTTTACAACAGAGGCTATCGAGGAAGCCATGCAGAAGGTCATGGACAACTACGCAGGCGGTATTTCCACACATTATCAGTTCAACGGCAAGCAGCTTGCGCTGGCAAAGGAAAAGATAAATCATCTGATAGAGCTGACCGGTGATTTATATGCATCGGATATGCATGAGCTTATGTTCATATATGAGCTTAAGGAGAGGCTTACGGTATGTCTTTCGGTTATAGCACATCTTGGTGCAAGAAAGGAGACCAGATGGCACAGCTTTGCCGAGAATCTGGATTATCCTGACAAGAGTGATGACTGGATGAAATATGTCAATTCCAAATACGAAAACGGGCAGCTTCACATGATTTACAGAGAGCTTGTCGGAAGGGAGGCGCGTTATGAGCATAATGATTGA
- a CDS encoding ABC transporter ATP-binding protein, with amino-acid sequence MYVEMKNIYKKYGDFLASDNVSFGVEKGKLVALLGPSGSGKTTLLRMIAGLETPNSGDIYIDGKRVNDIPASKRGIGFVFQNYALFRYMTIYDNVAFGLELQKMPKKLIKERVTKLLEMTGLSGLEKRYPNQLSGGQRQRVAFARALAPNPQVLLLDEPFAAIDAKVRGELRTWLKELVEKLGITSIFVTHDQDEAVEVADEIIITNHGTIEQMGTPLEIYKSPDTPFVAQFIGHTTVVENYDRLKGFDRIENADKAVIRPEFIKISKSGNLDRYQSAAEEGIVTDVVFRGNRMDITVSINGIEVVGERSLEKDLIAVGEKVHVLIYRLYIFDEEKTYLMENSEMQEQDVFYI; translated from the coding sequence ATGTACGTTGAGATGAAAAATATATACAAAAAATACGGAGACTTCCTGGCATCCGATAATGTGAGCTTTGGAGTGGAAAAGGGAAAGCTTGTGGCGCTGCTGGGGCCGTCCGGCAGTGGCAAGACAACACTTCTTCGTATGATAGCAGGGCTTGAGACGCCAAATTCAGGTGACATATATATAGATGGAAAGCGGGTGAATGATATTCCGGCCTCGAAGAGAGGCATAGGCTTTGTGTTTCAGAACTATGCGCTGTTTAGATACATGACAATATACGACAATGTGGCATTTGGGCTGGAGCTTCAGAAGATGCCGAAAAAGCTCATAAAGGAGCGTGTTACCAAGCTTCTTGAGATGACAGGCTTATCGGGGCTTGAAAAGAGATATCCGAATCAGCTTTCCGGAGGACAGCGTCAGAGAGTGGCATTTGCAAGGGCGCTGGCGCCGAATCCACAGGTGCTCTTACTGGATGAGCCATTTGCCGCGATAGATGCAAAGGTGCGAGGTGAGCTTCGTACCTGGCTGAAGGAGCTGGTCGAAAAGCTTGGAATCACAAGCATTTTCGTCACACATGACCAGGATGAGGCTGTTGAGGTGGCAGATGAAATCATTATCACAAACCACGGCACGATAGAGCAGATGGGTACACCTCTTGAGATATACAAGTCGCCTGATACACCTTTTGTGGCGCAGTTTATAGGACACACCACAGTCGTTGAAAACTATGACAGGCTAAAGGGCTTTGACAGGATAGAAAATGCCGACAAGGCGGTAATCAGACCTGAGTTTATCAAGATATCAAAGAGCGGCAACTTAGACCGCTATCAGTCAGCGGCAGAGGAGGGCATCGTTACAGATGTGGTATTCAGAGGAAACAGGATGGATATCACAGTCAGCATAAACGGTATCGAGGTGGTCGGCGAGCGCTCACTTGAAAAGGACCTGATAGCAGTCGGCGAGAAAGTACATGTGCTGATTTACAGGCTGTATATATTCGACGAAGAGAAAACATACCTGATGGAAAACAGCGAGATGCAGGAGCAGGATGTATTCTACATTTAG
- a CDS encoding 4Fe-4S dicluster domain-containing protein, with protein MSIMIDKAKCKGCGMCTSVCPGSLIYQDSEKKAFIKYPKDCWGCASCIKECHFGAIALYLGADIGGMGSLMTVKSTPDTLTWDIKKRDGSKEEILINKKESNKY; from the coding sequence ATGAGCATAATGATTGATAAAGCAAAGTGTAAGGGCTGTGGCATGTGTACAAGTGTATGCCCGGGAAGCCTGATATATCAGGACTCAGAGAAAAAAGCCTTTATCAAATATCCTAAGGACTGCTGGGGCTGTGCCTCATGCATCAAGGAATGTCATTTTGGTGCTATTGCTCTTTATCTTGGAGCAGACATAGGAGGCATGGGAAGTCTCATGACAGTAAAAAGCACACCGGACACGCTGACCTGGGATATCAAAAAGCGCGACGGAAGCAAGGAAGAGATTCTTATCAACAAGAAGGAATCCAATAAATATTAA
- a CDS encoding sulfate adenylyltransferase subunit 1: protein MSGLLKFITCGSVDDGKSTLIGHILYDSKLLYADQEKALELDSKVGSRGGAIDYSLLLDGLMAEREQGITIDVAYRYFTTDKRSFIVADTPGHEEYTRNMAVGASFADLAVILIDAKQGVLVQTRRHARICALMGINYFVFAVNKMDLVGYDEKRFDEITKQIIELTKELELKNVVIIPVSATEGDNVTTKSENIPWYKGPALLSYLEDVDIKDENEEEGFYMPVQRVCRPDHTFRGFQGQIEAGEVKVGDEITTLPSNETAHVKSIHVGDKLSDSAFTGQPVTIQLDREVDVSRGCVLTIGSGAKVASSITATILWMDDDELFKGKNFFFKLGTKSIPGIVTEIEHTIDVNTGEEKPADKLKKNEIAVVKIAFSDKIVCDKFKNHKTLGEFILIDRVTDMTSACGVVEEVHTEESGLYEGRVDRNVRAAIKGQKAITAVFVDGVDGVNRGFVEDVEKALNIDGRHTYLYAPKEGEDFVNVVKHLSHAGILVLLLISQKQEKELAADKVEFTKDWNKNGRDVDKAAEFIKKQSVYDGVIVNTSEYI, encoded by the coding sequence ATGAGCGGATTACTTAAATTTATTACATGCGGAAGCGTGGACGACGGAAAATCAACTCTGATCGGACATATATTATACGATTCAAAGCTGCTCTATGCAGATCAGGAAAAGGCATTGGAGCTTGACAGTAAGGTCGGAAGCCGTGGCGGCGCCATCGACTATTCACTCCTCCTCGACGGACTGATGGCAGAGAGAGAGCAGGGAATCACAATCGATGTGGCTTATCGTTACTTCACAACAGATAAGAGAAGCTTTATCGTGGCAGATACACCGGGCCATGAGGAGTACACAAGAAACATGGCTGTAGGTGCATCCTTTGCAGACCTTGCGGTAATTTTAATAGATGCAAAGCAGGGCGTATTGGTTCAGACAAGAAGACACGCAAGAATCTGCGCGCTCATGGGAATCAACTACTTTGTATTTGCTGTAAACAAGATGGATCTTGTAGGCTACGACGAGAAGCGTTTCGATGAAATCACAAAGCAGATTATTGAGCTTACAAAGGAGCTTGAACTCAAAAATGTAGTAATAATTCCTGTTTCTGCAACAGAGGGTGACAATGTCACAACAAAGTCTGAGAATATCCCATGGTACAAGGGACCTGCTCTCTTATCATACCTTGAGGATGTTGACATAAAGGATGAGAACGAGGAAGAGGGCTTTTACATGCCTGTACAGAGAGTCTGCCGTCCTGACCACACCTTCCGTGGATTCCAGGGCCAGATAGAGGCCGGAGAGGTAAAGGTTGGCGATGAAATCACCACACTGCCAAGCAATGAGACAGCACATGTAAAAAGCATCCATGTGGGTGATAAGCTAAGTGATAGCGCATTTACAGGCCAGCCGGTTACAATCCAGCTTGACAGAGAGGTGGACGTATCAAGAGGCTGCGTGCTCACAATCGGTTCAGGAGCAAAGGTGGCTTCATCCATCACAGCTACAATACTCTGGATGGATGACGATGAGCTCTTTAAGGGAAAGAATTTCTTCTTCAAGCTTGGTACCAAGTCAATACCGGGCATCGTAACAGAGATAGAGCATACCATCGACGTAAACACAGGTGAGGAAAAGCCTGCCGACAAGCTTAAAAAGAACGAGATAGCAGTTGTAAAGATTGCATTCTCGGACAAGATAGTCTGCGATAAGTTCAAAAATCACAAGACACTTGGTGAGTTCATCTTAATCGACCGTGTGACGGATATGACATCTGCCTGTGGTGTGGTTGAAGAGGTACACACAGAGGAAAGCGGTCTCTACGAGGGCAGAGTAGACAGAAACGTAAGAGCTGCAATCAAGGGTCAGAAGGCAATCACCGCCGTATTCGTAGACGGAGTGGATGGGGTAAACCGTGGCTTTGTGGAGGATGTCGAGAAAGCCTTAAATATAGACGGACGCCATACTTATCTCTACGCACCAAAGGAGGGTGAGGACTTCGTAAATGTAGTCAAGCACCTAAGCCATGCCGGAATACTCGTACTTCTGCTCATCAGCCAAAAGCAGGAGAAGGAGCTTGCAGCCGACAAAGTTGAGTTCACAAAGGACTGGAACAAAAACGGCAGAGATGTGGACAAGGCTGCGGAGTTTATCAAAAAGCAGTCAGTATATGACGGCGTGATCGTAAACACAAGTGAGTATATCTAA